The Roseovarius sp. THAF9 region GCTTGCGAATGAATTTCATGGTCTGTCTCCTGATTGAAAAAACGAGGCTCGGTGACACGGCGGGAAAGGCGGGCCGTCAACACGCGCGCAGCGCCCCGAAGGGCTTGGTGTTGACGGCTCGCCGCGCCGTGTAGAGTGGCCGCTGTTTTTCAAGGAGGCAGACCCTGCACCTTCGCAGGGGTCCAGTGTCGCATTGCCGCTTGTCGGCGGTTCGGAGCTGAAGGCTGTGAAGCGCGATCGGCCGCCCTCTCGATGGGGGCGGCCGATTGGTCGGGGCGCAGCGCCGCGCCCGAAGGGCAGGCGGGCCGTGAGGCCCGCCCGGGCGGTCAGCCCGCCTGTTGCCGCTCCATCTGCTTGCGGATCATGTGGGCCAGGTTGGCGAAGTTGTCGCAGGCCAGTTTCACGCCGTGGCGGGTTTCGCCGCTATTGGTCTCGTAGCTCTCGGAGCGGATGGTGCCGGTCGCGCGAACCAGGTCGCCTTTGACGGTGTTTTCCTTGACCCATTTGATGACGTTCTCGTTGAAGATACTCACGTCGTTCCAGAAGGGTTTCGACTGAAAGTCGCCGTGATTGTCCTTGCGGCCATACTCGGCGGCGATGGAAACCCAGAGGACGCCGTTGCCTTCCTTGATCTGACCGACCCGACCGATGATTTCAAACTCAGCGAAGGTATTCATTTTTTGTCTCCTTGGTATCTTAGTGTTTCGATGAAAAACGGTCATGCTGGTCCTCGATGCGATCAAGCCAAAAATCGGAGGGTCCGCAAAGCGGAAACCGATTTTTTGATTGAATGGCGGGGCGTTAGCCCCGGACGGTCGCTAAGAGAGGAACAAGCAATGTTCCGTTTGAGAAACCCGGACCAAGGAGACGGGTGAATACCTGGGTTGCACGAATTTCAGTGTCGGTTCCAGATCAAGGAAGGCAGCGGCGTGTGGATCTCGACAGGGGCTCGATTCATACTGCAAGGACAATCACGGCGACGGTCGAAACCTGGGGCGACGGATGCTCATCTGCGCAGCGGCAAATGGGTCAAGGGAAACCCGATGGCGGCCTAGCGACAACCGGCACAGGAACAGAAGAGGGCAGAGCGGCTTGCGAAACTGGCTGCGAGAAACTGGATCGAGACGCGGACAACATGCGCGACGCAGGCGCTTGTTTGGAGTTGCGGCAACAGGTGCGATGATCGTCGCGGCCTTGCTGTCGATCGACACCGGGACGGCGGCAGAGCCGATCAATCCGGCTTCAGTCTATGTGATCGACGGCGACACGATTGACCTGGGCGGTGAGCGGTTCCGGCTGGTCGGTCTCGACACGCCGGAAACCTACGATCCGCAATGTGCATATGAAAAGGCGCTTGGTGACGAGGCGACGAGGCGCTTGCGCGAGCTGATCGGCTCGGGCGAGTTGGTGGAACTGATCGTGTTGCCGGGCCGCGACCGAAATGACCGAGGGCTAGCGCGGCTTTACATCGGTCGTGCGGACGTGGCCGGTATCCTGATCGGGGAAGGGCTGGCGCGGGAATACAATGGGGGCAGGCGGCAGGGTTGGTGCTGACGGCCAAGCCGCGCAGCGGCCCCTGCGCGGGTAGCGCAAGGCCGGTGCGTCGGGGCGCAGTCCCGGCGCACCGGGCATCACCCTCGGCGCGGTCCCTTTCGGAACCAGCCCATGACGATAATCGTGATGCCGATGGCGAGCAGGTAGAGAACGGCAATCATCCAGATCAGCATGAACGCCTCGCCAAGCTGCCGGGTGAATGTCCGATCCGCGCCGAACAGGAAATGCTCGGACCCGCTCATGGCCCATCCCATGACGATGCCGAATCCGAGGGCAGGCAGGAACACAGTCAGGAAGGCCAGCATATAGCGGTTGATCGTCGGTCGCCCGCCACGCCAGCAGGCCCGGACGACACGGCCCGGACAAAAGACGATCTCGGCCATGCGATACTGAACCAGATCGAGCCTATCCTTGAAGGTGGTTTCGTCGTCGTCGTGCATGATCGTCCTGAATGTCGGTCCCTGGAAAAAAGAGGCCCCGCGCGAGCGGGGCCAGTGTTATCCTCACCACAAGGATATTCTCAAAAAGCTGGCCTGCCCGGCGTCAAAGATGCGCGCGGCGGCTCCGAATTTCGTTCGACAGATTGGCGGCTTGTGCGAAGCACCCGAAGGCGATGGCTGTGCCGATCCAGTAAATCAGATTGGGGACGTTGACCCCCGCGAAGAACGCGATGCAAGCGGCGATCACGATAGCCGCGCCAGCAGCTCCGATAAAGAACCAGTTCCACATCTTGCCGATCAGTTCGGCAATGATTTCTTCAGCGTGAGCGCGGCGATCAAACATCTAAGTTCTCCTTTAGTTCCAGTCGTAGCACAGTCGATCAGTTCTCGCCAGCGCCATGAATATCCCTCAGAACAAAGCCAGTTGCTCGGGCTGAGGCCGAATGCCGACGCGCCCGCGTGGATCAATGATCCATCCGTCGCCGTCGCGCAGGATGCTGGCGTCAGGTCCGTGCTGGTCGATGAAGACGCGATCCGCCTCCACCTTGCGACTGTGATGAAAGTCGCTCGCCATGTGGCCGCTCGGGCGACGGCACCAGACGCCGGGCGCTCTGCCGCAATCGGGGCAGCGCACGGCAAGGACCGGATGACGGTGGGCGGTGAAATCAGGCATGGGCGTTCTCCAATTCTCCGAGGCGAAGGAATAGCTGCGAGGCCAACACGCGATTCTGGGCGGCGCGGTCGCGATCCTTGTTCTTCGATGCCGCCAGTTGAAGATGGTGATAGGCTGCGTGACGTTCCGCCAGCGGGTGACGGTCAGGATCGGCGGCAATCTCCCGCGCCTTGAGGATCGTCACGAACAGGTCAGATGAAGCGAACAGGTTCGCGATCCTCGCGCCCGAGGCGTCGGTGCGCGACAGCGGGAAAGGCGGGCTTTTCAAGTCGATCCTGCCTTGGCTGTAGCTGTGCAGGACGCTCAACAGATAAGACGGGTCGGCGGGGTATGGGGCGCAGTCCCATGCCCGCCGCACAGCGCGGCGCTCATCTTCGGGCAGGGCGTCGATCTGGCGGCGGGCTTCATGCCACTTCTCTGCCCGAGCGCGACGGTCCCTGATTTCCTGTTCGGACCATGCCAGTGCGCGGTCTGCCATAACACGGTCCTCGCTCGGCTGTGCCTCGGCAATCTGATCGGCCAGCAACGGAAGGGCCTCGCGCTCAAGGCGCTGTTTCCGGCGCAGTGCGGCCCGCTTGCGGGGCGTGTCGGTGAACGGGTGTCGGGGTGAACGCTTGAATCTCATGGGAACCTCCATCGGTGGGCGGGGCGCTGCCGCCCCGCCCTCGATCTCACTTCATGCCTTCGGGCAGCCATGCCCCGATCTTCGCGGCCTGCTCGTCGGTGACGCCAAGGGCGCTGCGCAGATCGTGGTCGCCACGGAACAGGGCTTCCAGCTTGTCGGCCTTCTCGCCCTTTTTCAGCTTGGCGAAGGTCGTGGCGGTCGGGTGATCGTCGGACAGGTCCAGCAGATCGCGCCACAGATCGTTGAGGTAGGGGCCTCCGACGCGAGAAAAGAAGTTCGCCGCATTGGGGGTCCAGACTTCGCGGATATTCGGCTGCGTCTCCTTGTCGATCATCGCGGACAGCTTCTCGTCGCCGCCCCGATATTGAGCGGCAAGGAACCGGACCAGTTCACCGCGCACATGCTCCGGGCCTTTCTTGCGAAACGCGCGGAAGGATGCGCCAAGGTCTTTCGCATCCCACATATCGCGCGGCGGGTTGCTGGTCAGGCGCTCGTCAAGGGCATAGCCCTCGGCCTCGGTCGAAGGCCAGTTCGGAACCTCGGTCGTGGCGATGCCAAGCGGATCGTTCCAGCGCAGGGCGTGGCTCAACTGGTAGGCCAGAAGGTCAATCAGCAGATCGGGATCGCGCAACACCGCATGTTGCCGTGCGCCCTGTGCGACACGGGACAGGTCGTCGCGCAGCTTCTGGCTGATGGGGGATTTCGGCTCGGCCTCGGCGCTCGAATGGCTGGACTTGCGCAGGAACCCGGCCTCGATGGCGGCGGCCCGGTCCTCACGCCTCACCAGCCCCTCGGCGGTCTGAACCTCGCCGCTCTGGTTGACGTAGACAAGGACGCCCGAAACGGCCTTCTGCTCGGCGCTGAATGCACCATCCAACACGGCTTGCAGCGCCGCCAGTTCGGCCTCGCCCTCGGCGTCCAGAACCTCACCTTCGGCCAATTCCGCCAGTTCGTCGTAACGCTCTGACTGCTCTTCGGTGAGCGTCCCTTCATCCCGATAGATGCGGTCCAGCTTCCGTTCCTCGATCTCGTAATAACCAAGATAGGTGGTGTCCATCGCCTCGGCCCATTTCCAACCGTCGCCGGTCATGGCCTCGGCGGTGGCGTTCAGCTTCGCCTTGAACAGTTCGTCCAGCAGGGCAACATCATCGAAATAGGTCTGGTCTGCGAAAAGGTCGCCAGTGACGCGCCCGCCCTCGGCCTCGTAAGCCTCAAGGCCAACAAACTTCACGCGCCGATCCGTGCTGCGCACCGAGTCCGGTTTGAGCATCTGCTTGATCTGGTGATCGCTGTAGCCCTCGCCCCGCACCTTTTCCAGCACGGCCAGCGTGTTCGCCTCGTCCTCGCTGACGGTGAAGGCGGCGGCGTTCGACAGGGTGATTTCCCCGGCCTTCAAGGCGTCCAGAACCGACACCGGCAGGCTTGCCAGCTTCAAGCGGCGATAGACGTGCTTTTCATTGACGCCGAACGCGATGGCGATGGAGGGAACCGGAACGCCCCGCTCGGCCATGCTGCCATATTCGCGGATTTCATCGGCGGCATGGGGTTGTTCGCGGTGGTGGTTCTCGCTCGATGCCCAAATCTCGGCGGTCGCCTGATCGGGCGCGATCTTCACGGAAACCGTAGCGAAGCGCGGATCGTCTTGCAGCAAAGCCAGGGCGCGAAGCCTCCGGCCTCCGGCCACGATGCCAACCTTGCCGGTTTCATCGCGCAGCCCGGCGAGGTTCTGGATCAGGCCAAGCTGGCGGATATTCTCTGCCAGTGCCTCGATCCCCTCGGGGCTGAACACGGTGCGCGGGTTCAGGTCGGAAACATACAGATCATCGAAGGGAACCTGTTCGATGGGGGCGATGATCGTCTCTTGCTTTGTCATGGGTCTTATCCTTGTCGTGTGGTGAGTTTTTGTGTTATCGGTGCCCCAGCCCTGACGGGCTGAGGCGAGGGGGCTTAGATGGCCCCGTGCTGGATCAGGAAGCGGCGTCCGATGCCAAAGTGATCGCCCTTCCTGAGAAGCGCCCAAGCCTCGGCAATGCGGCGCTTCATGGTTTCATTGCTCATTGATTTCACCTTCCTTTCCGTTGTGGTGAGGGGGTGGGAGAGGCGCTTGCCGCCCCTCCCTTGGGCCTGCTCGACAGGCCAGCCTCGGCGCGGGGCAGGGAGAGACCCCGCAACCGAACTCAGTATTCCTCGGGCAGAAGGATGGTCAGCACGCGGCGGGTCTTAGTGGTGTCCGCGCAATCGTCGGAACCGAACTCATAGCCCGCGTCGTAGAGGTCGATTTTCCAGTAAAGCCGAACCTCGCGTTCGCCTTCGGCCACGGTGAAGATGCCGAAATCGTGGGTGCCGTAAGGGTCGTTGTCCTCGGTGAACTCGGAAAACTGCATGACCGCGACCATGATCGCCACCTGTGCCTCGTGCGACAGTGCGGCCACGCCGCGCGTCATGACAATCTGGCCGGGAACGGTGAAGTCAGCGCCCCATGTGGTGCGGAACCGGTCGTTCTGTCTTGCGATAAGCGCGACCCGCGCTGCCTCGACAGCCGCCTCTGCGGTGTTTTCCGAATGAATATCAGCCATGTCTGGCCTCCTTGTGGTGATGCCCTATCCGGTCTGGTGCCGAAAATTGGGGCGGGGTTTCTGGCGAGGACCGCGAAGCGTCCCTCTCCTGAAAGCCTGCCTCCCGGCGAGGGCAGGAGGGGGGCCCGCGCAAGCTCCATGACAAGGAAGGGGGGGAGGGGGATCACCCGGCCACGCAGCTCGGCCCCCGGCCGAGACCGTGGTTGGGGACACCCCCCCTGACGCCGCTCATGGGGCTTGCGTGGGGGAACCGGCGGTTCCCGATACGGACAGGGCGCGCTCGCGCGGCCTGGCCCAAGGATGCAGGGGGCGTTCGGCTTGCCCGAATCCCCCCTGCCAGTGTGATCCCCGCGCGAGCGCGGCGATCACAGATTATCGTCCAAGGCCCAAAAAAAGGCCAGCGCGAGGCTAGCCTAGTCTGCGGGGATTTCCGCACAGGAAGTTCAATTGAACGAGGCGTCGGGGCAAACTACGTGCCTCAGGACAGTCCTCAAGCAAGCATATCCTTCAACGCCGCCACCACCAAATCTGCATGCTCGACTGTGATCTTGTTGGATGACAACCGCACTCCCTCTATATGTCCTCTGGGAAGCATATAAAGCGGGGTATGAGACCCCTTTATGCGCCAGGCAGCAATCCGGTGCTCTCTGAGGTTCCTCACCACCTCTTCGGCGGGAATCTTTTTATGACGAAACGAAAATATACCTCCACGGTTCCTACCAGGATCGATCGGTATGACCCCTTCAAGAGCGGAAACGCCTTCGCGAATTCGGAAAATGCCATCGTTTAGCCGATCCCCGCCATGCAGAGCCTCCTCGATGGCCCGTGACAAGCCGATGATGGCCCCGCAATTACGCTCCCCCATTTCGAGGAAGCGCGCATTTCCCATGTCTTTTTCGATCCGGCCATCGGCTTTGATATCAGAAAGGTGAAGATCGACAAATCCGGGAGACATCCTGGCTCTCAGCTGTGCTGAGACAAAGGCAAACCCGGTGCCCCGGGGGCCGCACAGGAATTTACGCCCGGCACCAGTGAGCACATCGCAACCGGTTGCGTGGACATCAATCTGAACCTGACCAACAGCCTGGCAGGCATCCACGATGTAGACAGCTTGGTATCCCGAGAGGATTTCACCGATGGTCGCAACAGGATTTATGATGCCACAGCAAGATGGAACATGCACGACGGACACGAGCCCAACGTCATTTCCCATGTTTGATTGCAGCCATTCTAGGTCGATTTCACCTTTATCAGTACAGGGTATCGTGATCAGTTCGAGTCCTTCCCGTTCCGAGAGATCCTTCAGATACTGAAGGTTCCCAGCGTATTCGTATTCGGTTGTAAGGATGCGGCGCGCGCCTTTAAACGAAAGTCGGCTCACGACTTCCGTCCACGCCCGGGTAGCGTTGTCGAAGATCGCGATGTCAGCCGCAACGCACCCTAAGAGGGTGCCAAGATTTTCGTAGACGCGCTCGTCAAGCTCGACGTGATGATCGAGCTCAGTGTCATAGGCCCCGACCTGCTGCTCGATTTTCAGGTATGTCGTAGTTGCGGCCAGAACCTCATCAGAAACGGGCCCCGATCCGGCCATGTTCAGATATGCGGTTGGAACGCGCGGTGAGGTGAGTGCCGTCATCTTCAGTAGTCCGCGCCGAAGACAACCCGGTCTGGGTTGTAGAAATCTGCCAGCGCCTGCAGGGCATTCGGCGGATGCTCGGCAAGCCGGTGCAAGAAATGAAGAAGCCATTCTTCCCCGTAAACGCCGGTTATGCGGCACCGATGCCCCTCGTTGTTCAGTGTGTGGAAAAGACTTGGGTTACATCCATGTAGCCCCTCCAGCTCTTCGGCCGCATCCAGGAGGCCGCGGGCATTCAACATGTCGATGATGGCAGGGTCATGCGTTGCGACAGCGAAACGAGACCCGGCCTCGGCGAGCTTCTCGATGCATTCCACATATCGAACATCCAGCTCTTTCCCGCGCGGCAGCGTCAGCGACGAGTGCTCATCATAGACACCCTTCACAAGGCGGATCTTACGCCTGGTCTTGATTAGCTTGGGCAGATCAACCTCGGTACGATGCATGTAGGCTTGGATAGTCAGACCAAGATTTTCATGCGAAGGGGCCAGCTGGTGAAAAGCATCCAGAATGGTGTCGGTCTGGGTGCTGCGCTCCATGCTAATCATAATCGTGGCACCTTGCTCGGCAGCCACCTTCGCAATGCGCGCCGTATTCGTCATCGCGAGTTCGCGGCTTATAAGCATGCCGACACTGGAAAGATCAAAGCCAAGCTGTAGCCCATCCGAAAACGGGCGCCCGCGCGCATGTAAGAGGAAGCGGATGTTTTCCTCCACAACCTGCTCGACCTGACCGCCATCGGATATCTCCTCACCAACAAACTCGACGCCGGCGAGGTATCCCTTTACTGACAAAACGTCGAACTTATCGGCGGCTTCGGACATTGACTTGCCGATGATGTATCGCGCCACCGTTTCGGTGAAAAACTGCTTGATGAATGGGTCGGCCGAGAACTTCTCACGGATTACAGGGTGAGCAGCGATTTTCCTGAGACCCTTTGCGACATCCTGATGCAAAGCATGAAGATTTTGCGATGAAGCTTGACGGAATTCTGGCTTGGTCATAAATCAGGCTCCTTGTGCCAGCGGATGTTGGAGAAGGATGCGCTGAGCAAAGCTCGGTCGATTTGGATCGCGTTCCTCGCGCGAGATTTCATCCTTGTACTTTCTGACGTAGGAGATCAGCGT contains the following coding sequences:
- a CDS encoding single-stranded DNA-binding protein, with protein sequence MNTFAEFEIIGRVGQIKEGNGVLWVSIAAEYGRKDNHGDFQSKPFWNDVSIFNENVIKWVKENTVKGDLVRATGTIRSESYETNSGETRHGVKLACDNFANLAHMIRKQMERQQAG
- a CDS encoding thermonuclease family protein; this translates as MIVAALLSIDTGTAAEPINPASVYVIDGDTIDLGGERFRLVGLDTPETYDPQCAYEKALGDEATRRLRELIGSGELVELIVLPGRDRNDRGLARLYIGRADVAGILIGEGLAREYNGGRRQGWC
- a CDS encoding ParB/RepB/Spo0J family partition protein, producing the protein MTKQETIIAPIEQVPFDDLYVSDLNPRTVFSPEGIEALAENIRQLGLIQNLAGLRDETGKVGIVAGGRRLRALALLQDDPRFATVSVKIAPDQATAEIWASSENHHREQPHAADEIREYGSMAERGVPVPSIAIAFGVNEKHVYRRLKLASLPVSVLDALKAGEITLSNAAAFTVSEDEANTLAVLEKVRGEGYSDHQIKQMLKPDSVRSTDRRVKFVGLEAYEAEGGRVTGDLFADQTYFDDVALLDELFKAKLNATAEAMTGDGWKWAEAMDTTYLGYYEIEERKLDRIYRDEGTLTEEQSERYDELAELAEGEVLDAEGEAELAALQAVLDGAFSAEQKAVSGVLVYVNQSGEVQTAEGLVRREDRAAAIEAGFLRKSSHSSAEAEPKSPISQKLRDDLSRVAQGARQHAVLRDPDLLIDLLAYQLSHALRWNDPLGIATTEVPNWPSTEAEGYALDERLTSNPPRDMWDAKDLGASFRAFRKKGPEHVRGELVRFLAAQYRGGDEKLSAMIDKETQPNIREVWTPNAANFFSRVGGPYLNDLWRDLLDLSDDHPTATTFAKLKKGEKADKLEALFRGDHDLRSALGVTDEQAAKIGAWLPEGMK
- a CDS encoding DUF3768 domain-containing protein, whose translation is MADIHSENTAEAAVEAARVALIARQNDRFRTTWGADFTVPGQIVMTRGVAALSHEAQVAIMVAVMQFSEFTEDNDPYGTHDFGIFTVAEGEREVRLYWKIDLYDAGYEFGSDDCADTTKTRRVLTILLPEEY
- a CDS encoding aminotransferase class V-fold PLP-dependent enzyme; the encoded protein is MTALTSPRVPTAYLNMAGSGPVSDEVLAATTTYLKIEQQVGAYDTELDHHVELDERVYENLGTLLGCVAADIAIFDNATRAWTEVVSRLSFKGARRILTTEYEYAGNLQYLKDLSEREGLELITIPCTDKGEIDLEWLQSNMGNDVGLVSVVHVPSCCGIINPVATIGEILSGYQAVYIVDACQAVGQVQIDVHATGCDVLTGAGRKFLCGPRGTGFAFVSAQLRARMSPGFVDLHLSDIKADGRIEKDMGNARFLEMGERNCGAIIGLSRAIEEALHGGDRLNDGIFRIREGVSALEGVIPIDPGRNRGGIFSFRHKKIPAEEVVRNLREHRIAAWRIKGSHTPLYMLPRGHIEGVRLSSNKITVEHADLVVAALKDMLA
- a CDS encoding proline dehydrogenase family protein; translated protein: MTKPEFRQASSQNLHALHQDVAKGLRKIAAHPVIREKFSADPFIKQFFTETVARYIIGKSMSEAADKFDVLSVKGYLAGVEFVGEEISDGGQVEQVVEENIRFLLHARGRPFSDGLQLGFDLSSVGMLISRELAMTNTARIAKVAAEQGATIMISMERSTQTDTILDAFHQLAPSHENLGLTIQAYMHRTEVDLPKLIKTRRKIRLVKGVYDEHSSLTLPRGKELDVRYVECIEKLAEAGSRFAVATHDPAIIDMLNARGLLDAAEELEGLHGCNPSLFHTLNNEGHRCRITGVYGEEWLLHFLHRLAEHPPNALQALADFYNPDRVVFGADY